One Vespula pensylvanica isolate Volc-1 chromosome 14, ASM1446617v1, whole genome shotgun sequence genomic window carries:
- the LOC122634382 gene encoding PBAN-type neuropeptides-like, whose translation MESNRHDAHRDYPRGIVRYSLSLSLLAHYFSEKIEEDVEGEGEGDTVTTPCDISGRPYKTSGSLPYRHQFVPRASRGNLGKEQRPTREEEMIEFVGKFSWTSRTFSYSCLLLFFFFLTSRTTAEYDSRDVASMSNERTQDNDFRSCTGGKCIKRTTQEMSSGMWFGPRLGKRRKFEGRTDMNADLETVGNAFDGSGWTIVALPGEKGRTTNRVKLDQEGDYDADELPPKFLLSKDSENARDEDGTFSSEPFSLAISRGNRRIPMTISSRFAHRSRVPTF comes from the exons ATGGAGAGTAATCGCCACGACGCTCACCGAGATTACCCTCGTGGGATTGttcgatattctctctctttatctctcttagCACATTATTTCTCCGAGAAGATCGAGGAGGACGTAGAGGGTGAGGGCGAGGGCGATACCGTGACAACGCCCTGTGATATCTCGGGTCGACCCTATAAAACCTCAGGATCGCTGCCGTATCGGCACCAATTCGTTCCGAGAGCGTCTCGAGGAAACTTGGGCAAGGAACAACGTCCAACGCGGGAGGAAGAGATGATCGAATTCGTTGGTAAATTTTCCTGGACGTCGAGGACCTTCTCTTATTCCTGCCttctcctatttttcttcttcttgacgTCCCGTACGACCGCGGAATATG attcgAGAGACGTAGCGAGCatgtcgaacgaacgaacgcagGACAACGATTTTCGTTCGTGTACCGGAGGGAAGTGCATAAAGAGGACTACGCAAGAGATGAGCAGCGGGATGTGGTTTGGACCGCGACTTGGAAAACGTCGAAAGTTCGAGGGTAGAACGGACATGAACGCCGACTTGGAGACCGTCGGTAATGCTTTCGACGGTTCAGGTTGGACCATCGTCGCTTTACCag GCGAGAAGGGACGGACGACTAATCGAGTCAAGCTCGACCAAGAAGGAGACTACGACGCAGACGAACTTCCTCCCAAGTTTTTACTTTCGAAGGACTCGGAGAACGCACGAGACGAGGACGGAACGTTCTCGAGCGAACCATTTTCTTTGGCGATCAGTCGTGGTAATCGTAGAATCCCTATGACGATTTCATCGCGATTTGCCCATCGATCGCGCGTCCCGACGTTTTag
- the LOC122634381 gene encoding heart- and neural crest derivatives-expressed protein 1-like: protein MLGGFDAQSDYYPQWHQPCNYVTQLPYGPLGGPDSDNQSTYWGADSGISGGSSGAGSPTASTPPLIEEIGVQDSNYSALQQYVHPSANGAQHYSALLYPQQQHHHHHHHHHHHHPQHPHHQETHHQPQQVQQQQQQQQQQQQQQQQQQQQQQHNQRRGDEFTMAGIGGAGGSAVSLNGVGVGVGVGVGVGSLQQHLQHQAVREGNPMVRPKRRNTANKKERRRTQSINNAFADLRDCIPNVPADTKLSKIKTLRLAASYIGYLMAVLESDESEEPQTFRAEILSNGRRNKNAQSSQSETCLQSISNVAHEESSKSKGRTGWPQHMWALELKQESPTNQMQ from the exons ATGCTCGGTGGATTCGACGCTCAATCGGACTATTATCCACAGTGGCATCAGCCGTGCAATTATGTCACACAGCTTCCTTACG GTCCACTCGGTGGTCCAGACTCGGACAACCAATCGACGTATTGGGGGGCGGATTCCGGTATCTCCGGTGGTAGTTCGGGCGCAGGAAGCCCGACGGCATCTACGCCACCTCTGATAGAAGAGATCGGCGTTCAGGATTCAAATTACTCGGCTCTTCAGCAATACGTGCATCCAAGCGCGAACGGTGCACAACATTACTCGGCTTTATTGTACCCTCAACAACagcatcatcaccaccaccatcatcaccatcaccatcatccgCAGCATCCTCATCATCAAGAAACGCATCATCAGCCGCAACAAgtgcagcagcagcagcagcagcagcagcagcagcagcaacagcagcagcagcaacagcagcaacagcagcacaATCAACGTAGAGGGGACGAATTTACGATGGCCGGTATCGGAGGTGCCGGTGGGTCAGCAGTTTCGTTAAAtggcgtcggcgtcggcgtcggcgtcggcgtcggcgtcggaTCTCTTCAGCAACATCTTCAACATCAAGCTGTCAGGGAAGGCAACCCGATGGTCAGGCCTAAACGTCGAAATACGgctaacaaaaaagagagaagacgtACTCAGAGCATTAACAACGCTTTCGCGGATCTAAGGGATTGCATTCCGAATGTACCGGCGGACACGAAGCTCTCGAAGATAAAAACGTTGAGGCTCGCTGCCTCGTACATCGGATATTTGATGGCCGTGTTGGAAAGCGACGAAAGCGAGGAGCCTCAAACTTTTCGCGCCGAGATACTGTCCAACGGTAGGAGAAACAAGAACGCTCAATCGAGTCAG AGCGAGACGTGTTTGCAATCTATTTCGAACGTAGCGCACGAAGAATCGTCCAAGAGCAAAGGCCGAACGGGATGGCCGCAGCACATGTGGGCCCTGGAATTGAAGCAAGAATCGCCGACGAATCAAATGCAATAA
- the LOC122634262 gene encoding nose resistant to fluoxetine protein 6-like isoform X2, producing MGVLRVANPRQFARLSPSIDLSVSFFAFLIFIFTVASNVQAGLSIKPETILLNVFTRPFKPTKWSTDECQRDSAIYLEELARYTPWALKMYDASVKIPSGIITGNYKQLGNYDECLQVESDHGISGQSCSATIQFEVAEDNGASRELDLGDLLVNVAVASNATKWRSGNTIIYEWMWCVPSSCNHSEVQEFLEITLDPLKVEGRVDFVINVPIKSCRTLKTERTTFDPSDWIYISILVIFSLIIIASTTFDIARRGHSSSLNPKGKKYILFSSFSFYTNWKNLFNTDRHQDSVACLDGLRFLSICWIIYGHTYYMEVMGINMDLTQVPKMHESWSKMLVLNGNMVTDTFFLLSGVLLAYTEVIKKEKSSSWKLDVIGLYLHRYSRLTPAYAMMIGFYATIYSKFGSGPHWDVWVGSNRDYCRDNWWSNLLYVNNYVNVPDMCMSQSWYLATDMQLIWLSPIFLYPMLKPARRIFFWIVIGFAFVLSMLLPFAVTFIYRYTATMFYYKGQEDMANVFLNVYTRVYTRAGPYIIGLALGYLLAKRRSYDLKLRMDCLPSLEHERCISISTPTTDWRLASTLACTDKRSLLPSLGSYSQASMDMQMYAFLGNLSFTMALSILWSLSFEIPFMILDRTYLSRKRKTKDDRAKVFGSTDSKKEIYRTTEDSSSSTVAEIYKNVTNSENIRSTCDSEETVDYYVIDEEARNKGVISSEDRTKDENCGDCIYVIGASELDDNRNSLDRSDLEEGRTRTERI from the exons atgggtGTCCTTCGAGTGGCCAATCCTCGTCAATTCGCAAGATTATCtccttcgatcgatctttctgtttctttcttcgcctttcttatttttattttcacggtAGCATCGAACGTACAAGCAGGTCTCTCGATCAAACCAGAAACGATCCTTTTGAACGTTTTCACGCGACCCTTTAAGCCTACCAAATGGAGTACCGACGAGTGTCAGCGAGACAGCGCCATCTACTTGGAGGAACTCGCGCGTTATACACCGTGGGCTTTGAAGA tGTACGACGCCTCTGTCAAAATCCCATCCGGTATCATTACTGGAAATTATAAACAGTTGGGCAATTACGACGAATGTCTGCAGGTTGAGAGCGATCACGGGATTTCCGGTCAGTCTTGTAGTGCCACCATACAATTCGAAGTAGCCGAGGATAATGGTGCATCCAGAGAATTAGACCTCGGTGACTTGCTCGTCAACGTCGCCGTCGCATCC AATGCAACGAAATGGCGCTCGGGCAATACGATCATTTACGAATGGATGTGGTGCGTACCATCGAGTTGCAATCATTCGGAGGTACAAGAGTTCTTGGAAATCACATTGGATCCTTTAAAAGTCGAAGGTCGCGTCGATTTCGTGATAAACGTTCCAATCAAGTCTTGTCGTACTTTGAAAACCGAACGAACAACGTTCGATCCATCCGACTGGATTTACAT ATCGATTCTCGTTATCTTTTCGTTGATCATTATCGCTAGCACAACTTTCGATATCGCACGTAGAGGACATTCGAGTTCATTGAATCCAAAAG gtaaaaaatatattttattcagcAGCTTCTCCTTTTATACGAATTGGAAGAATCTTTTCAATACCGACAGACATCAAGATTCCGTCGCATGTTTGGACGGATTGCGTTTTCTAAGTATATGCTGGATCATTTACGGTCATACTTATTACATGGAGGTCATGGGTATTAATATGGATCTGACGCAAGTACCAAAG ATGCACGAAAGTTGGAGTAAGATGTTGGTACTGAATGGAAACATGGTCACCGACACGTTTTTCCTTCTCAGCGGAGTTCTCCTTGCTTACAccgaagtaataaaaaaggaaaaaagttctAGCTGGAAGTTGGACGTTATAGGTCTTTACCTTCATCGCTATTCAAG GTTAACACCAGCGTACGCAATGATGATCGGCTTTTATGCTACTATATATAGCAAATTCGGAAGTGGTCCGCACTGGGACGTCTGGGTCGGTTCCAATCGAGATTATTGCCGTGATAATTGGTGGAGCAATCTTCTCTACGTTAACAACTACGTCAACGTTCCCGACATG TGCATGTCCCAATCATGGTATCTGGCGACGGACATGCAATTGATCTGGTTATCCCCGATCTTCCTTTACCCGATGCTCAAGCCAGCTCGAAGAATATTCTTTTGGATCGTCATTGGTTTTGCCTTTGTACTATCGATGCTCCTACCATTCGCTGTGACttttatctatagatatacaGCGACGATGTTCTATTACAAGGGACAAGAGGACATGGCCAACGTATTCTTGAACGTTTACACGAGAGTTTACACCAGAGCCGGGCCTTACATCATCGGCCTTGCACTTGGCTATCTATTGGCCAAAAGACGTTCTTACGATCTTAAATTACGTATG GACTGTCTGCCGTCCTTGGAGCACGAGAGATGTATTTCGATAAGCACCCCTACAACAGATTGGAGGCTAGCTTCTACGCTGGCATGCACAGACAAGCGTTCGCTCTTGCCGTCTCTTGGATCATATTCTCAAGCGTCTATGGATATGCAG atGTACGCTTTCCTCGGTAATCTATCCTTCACGATGGCGCTCTCCATACTCTGGAGTCTTTCCTTCGAGATACCCTTCATGATACTGGATCGAACGTATCTCTCTCGCAAGAGGAAAACGAAGGACGATCGCGCGAAAGTGTTCGGTTCGACGGACTCGAAGAAGGAGATTTACAGAACGACCGAGGATTCCTCCTCGTCTACGGTGGCTGAGATCTACAAGAACGTTACGAATAGtgaaaatattcgttcgaCCTGTGACTCGGAGGAGACCGTCGATTATTACGTGATCGACGAAGAGGCAAGGAATAAAGGAGTGATCTCGTCCGAAGATAGGACGAAAGATGAAAACTGTGGTGATTGCATTTACGTTATCGGTGCTTCCGAGCTCGACGACAACAGAAATTCGCTCGACAGATCTGACTTGGAGGAGGGACGAACTAGGACAGAACGGATATGA
- the LOC122634262 gene encoding O-acyltransferase like protein-like isoform X1, producing the protein MGVLRVANPRQFARLSPSIDLSVSFFAFLIFIFTVASNVQAGLSIKPETILLNVFTRPFKPTKWSTDECQRDSAIYLEELARYTPWALKMYDASVKIPSGIITGNYKQLGNYDECLQVESDHGISGQSCSATIQFEVAEDNGASRELDLGDLLVNVAVASNATKWRSGNTIIYEWMWCVPSSCNHSEVQEFLEITLDPLKVEGRVDFVINVPIKSCRTLKTERTTFDPSDWIYISILVIFSLIIIASTTFDIARRGHSSSLNPKGKKYILFSSFSFYTNWKNLFNTDRHQDSVACLDGLRFLSICWIIYGHTYYMEVMGINMDLTQVPKMHESWSKMLVLNGNMVTDTFFLLSGVLLAYTEVIKKEKSSSWKLDVIGLYLHRYSRLTPAYAMMIGFYATIYSKFGSGPHWDVWVGSNRDYCRDNWWSNLLYVNNYVNVPDMCMSQSWYLATDMQLIWLSPIFLYPMLKPARRIFFWIVIGFAFVLSMLLPFAVTFIYRYTATMFYYKGQEDMANVFLNVYTRVYTRAGPYIIGLALGYLLAKRRSYDLKLRMPYIVSGWLIAIAVGLSAVLGAREMYFDKHPYNRLEASFYAGMHRQAFALAVSWIIFSSVYGYAGPIGEFLSWRGWTPLSRLTYSAYLCHYVFLLSRAGSVRTTGDLTSMSVMYAFLGNLSFTMALSILWSLSFEIPFMILDRTYLSRKRKTKDDRAKVFGSTDSKKEIYRTTEDSSSSTVAEIYKNVTNSENIRSTCDSEETVDYYVIDEEARNKGVISSEDRTKDENCGDCIYVIGASELDDNRNSLDRSDLEEGRTRTERI; encoded by the exons atgggtGTCCTTCGAGTGGCCAATCCTCGTCAATTCGCAAGATTATCtccttcgatcgatctttctgtttctttcttcgcctttcttatttttattttcacggtAGCATCGAACGTACAAGCAGGTCTCTCGATCAAACCAGAAACGATCCTTTTGAACGTTTTCACGCGACCCTTTAAGCCTACCAAATGGAGTACCGACGAGTGTCAGCGAGACAGCGCCATCTACTTGGAGGAACTCGCGCGTTATACACCGTGGGCTTTGAAGA tGTACGACGCCTCTGTCAAAATCCCATCCGGTATCATTACTGGAAATTATAAACAGTTGGGCAATTACGACGAATGTCTGCAGGTTGAGAGCGATCACGGGATTTCCGGTCAGTCTTGTAGTGCCACCATACAATTCGAAGTAGCCGAGGATAATGGTGCATCCAGAGAATTAGACCTCGGTGACTTGCTCGTCAACGTCGCCGTCGCATCC AATGCAACGAAATGGCGCTCGGGCAATACGATCATTTACGAATGGATGTGGTGCGTACCATCGAGTTGCAATCATTCGGAGGTACAAGAGTTCTTGGAAATCACATTGGATCCTTTAAAAGTCGAAGGTCGCGTCGATTTCGTGATAAACGTTCCAATCAAGTCTTGTCGTACTTTGAAAACCGAACGAACAACGTTCGATCCATCCGACTGGATTTACAT ATCGATTCTCGTTATCTTTTCGTTGATCATTATCGCTAGCACAACTTTCGATATCGCACGTAGAGGACATTCGAGTTCATTGAATCCAAAAG gtaaaaaatatattttattcagcAGCTTCTCCTTTTATACGAATTGGAAGAATCTTTTCAATACCGACAGACATCAAGATTCCGTCGCATGTTTGGACGGATTGCGTTTTCTAAGTATATGCTGGATCATTTACGGTCATACTTATTACATGGAGGTCATGGGTATTAATATGGATCTGACGCAAGTACCAAAG ATGCACGAAAGTTGGAGTAAGATGTTGGTACTGAATGGAAACATGGTCACCGACACGTTTTTCCTTCTCAGCGGAGTTCTCCTTGCTTACAccgaagtaataaaaaaggaaaaaagttctAGCTGGAAGTTGGACGTTATAGGTCTTTACCTTCATCGCTATTCAAG GTTAACACCAGCGTACGCAATGATGATCGGCTTTTATGCTACTATATATAGCAAATTCGGAAGTGGTCCGCACTGGGACGTCTGGGTCGGTTCCAATCGAGATTATTGCCGTGATAATTGGTGGAGCAATCTTCTCTACGTTAACAACTACGTCAACGTTCCCGACATG TGCATGTCCCAATCATGGTATCTGGCGACGGACATGCAATTGATCTGGTTATCCCCGATCTTCCTTTACCCGATGCTCAAGCCAGCTCGAAGAATATTCTTTTGGATCGTCATTGGTTTTGCCTTTGTACTATCGATGCTCCTACCATTCGCTGTGACttttatctatagatatacaGCGACGATGTTCTATTACAAGGGACAAGAGGACATGGCCAACGTATTCTTGAACGTTTACACGAGAGTTTACACCAGAGCCGGGCCTTACATCATCGGCCTTGCACTTGGCTATCTATTGGCCAAAAGACGTTCTTACGATCTTAAATTACGTATG CCCTATATAGTGTCCGGATGGTTGATCGCCATTGCTGTAGGACTGTCTGCCGTCCTTGGAGCACGAGAGATGTATTTCGATAAGCACCCCTACAACAGATTGGAGGCTAGCTTCTACGCTGGCATGCACAGACAAGCGTTCGCTCTTGCCGTCTCTTGGATCATATTCTCAAGCGTCTATGGATATGCAG GTCCGATCGGAGAATTCCTTTCCTGGCGGGGCTGGACACCTCTGAGCAGATTGACTTACAGCGCTTACCTTTGCCATTACGTCTTTCTATTATCCCGAGCCGGAAGTGTGCGCACCACCGGCGATTTAACGTCGATGAGCGTG atGTACGCTTTCCTCGGTAATCTATCCTTCACGATGGCGCTCTCCATACTCTGGAGTCTTTCCTTCGAGATACCCTTCATGATACTGGATCGAACGTATCTCTCTCGCAAGAGGAAAACGAAGGACGATCGCGCGAAAGTGTTCGGTTCGACGGACTCGAAGAAGGAGATTTACAGAACGACCGAGGATTCCTCCTCGTCTACGGTGGCTGAGATCTACAAGAACGTTACGAATAGtgaaaatattcgttcgaCCTGTGACTCGGAGGAGACCGTCGATTATTACGTGATCGACGAAGAGGCAAGGAATAAAGGAGTGATCTCGTCCGAAGATAGGACGAAAGATGAAAACTGTGGTGATTGCATTTACGTTATCGGTGCTTCCGAGCTCGACGACAACAGAAATTCGCTCGACAGATCTGACTTGGAGGAGGGACGAACTAGGACAGAACGGATATGA
- the LOC122634266 gene encoding UMP-CMP kinase 2: MFKITAAGLRRLAMSAVQKFEVLFVLGGPGAGKGTLCRLLSEKYGYVHLSAGDLLREERTKPGSEFGELIEIHIKNGSIVPVEITCTLLDHAMKISKAPKKRFLIDGFPRNEDNLTGWAKAMSDKVLLKGVLFCECSKEVCTQRCLNRGAKGSGRSDDNEETLIKRHEIYIKNTLPIIEHYEKQGLVYKFDSMKAPLEVLKDVEEFLPSIGW; the protein is encoded by the exons ATGTTCAAGATAACCGCAGCTGGACTGCGACGTTTAGCAATGTCTGCGGTACAAAAATTCGAAGTTTTGTTTGTGTTGGGTGGGCCAGGTGCAGGTAAAGGTACGTTATGTCGTCTTTTATCCGAGAAGTATGGTTATGTTCACTTGTCGGCCGGCGATCTCTTGAGGGAGGAGAGAACCAAACCCGGTTCGGAATTCGGTGAGCTTATCgaaattcatattaaaaatggGAGTATCGTTCCGGTGGAAATTACTTGTACTCTATTGGATCACGCCATGAAAATATCTAAGGCaccgaaaaaaagatttctcatCGATGGTTTCCCACGAAACGAAGATAATTTAACCGGATGGGCCAAG GCCATGTCTGACAAGGTGCTTTTGAAAGGAGTTTTATTCTGCGAATGTTCCAAAGAAGTCTGTACTCAGAGATGTCTCAATCGTGGAGCCAAAGGTAGCGGGCGTAGCGACGACAATGAAGAGACCCTTATAAAGAGGcacgaaatttatataaaaaacacaTTGCCTATAATAGAACATTATGAAAAGCAAGGCCTGGTATATAAGTTCGATTCTATGAAAGCACCATTGGAAGTATTGAAAGATGTAGAAGAATTCTTACCTAGCATAGGATGGTAA
- the LOC122634261 gene encoding rabankyrin-5: protein MEDTTEAQKWQQHLCLLREQYVNLYNANAELQREYAIATANKQENGFVGRLLTTVASLYNQHNYSDITIKLADQEIPAHKFVLSARSDFFGDSILAGTPVLDWSSLDTCVGLVLLKWIYTGKVSQENLTLDLMRAASTFQLSELVEQCEKYLVGVVGLKDCVQLYVAAEELGVQKLRDHCSSLISAHWEDLTGEDFKEMPGSLLYKLLQTKSTYPLHSAVRLIREDVVFLYLVENNAELPKAVNVVDQKGETALEVALKARQPSLARTLVEHGANLTAKDSRGLSLLENAILKGDSYSAQFIIEQLENSGNTQKLCEPIKFTDNMKNLDDYKEFEGCTALHLVTKHDTENIIAVASKLLQAGIDSNLHDHRGWTALHSCISEKNKPIFNLLVTSKDINLDARTNKDDTPLCLAMKIDPFQSYFAKELLLRKATPNPVYEDTGDTLLHVLIRENKEEAALFLTEYCKDSLTKTNNDGYTILHEACKVGSKQLTKVLLQHGIPTDMVTLTTEDAPIHIAVSHFYLDIVEELLNAKGANLQLNLKNKAKETPLSLAIKAPFKKGKDIVLALIKAGADVNQRNEEGLTLLHQSILKEDSATAIFLLENDAEMNAKTTNGETPLQLCVHCRLSEVVEALCRRGVDTSVGCPLWDALDSDQEDTASILVKHGADADCWGPGPDGCLQTLLHRAIDENKEDIAQFLIRSGCDLNAPRRPGPNGTGGDEAKDECTPLHLCCQWGLEQVVQTLIEHGADVNTRDAEGKTPVHVAIQNQHSQIISLLLCHPNIDLNKRDKKGLTPFAAALTVRNNKAAQAILERLPKAAEQYDNKGRNFLHTAIQKGDMESILFLLSIQVDVNSRVHDVTQTPPLHLAAISGNEMLVRSLILAEARVNDTDANRNTALHAAAKAGHATVVSALLHNNINFDAVNADGDNALHVAVREGHVSVVRTLLTECTLDAEAVNLKGRNPLHELARCGRDNAATICELFLECMSQYPVNNTDLDGNTPLLIAYMKGNGNLCRTLVRSGACLGSMNKDGITIFNYQVATKQLLYRLLDSLTQEAPWADKDLCLECGTKFSITMRKHHCRHCGRILCSKCSGQDVPILKFGLNKPVRVCAVCFDVLQIGAE, encoded by the exons ATGG AAGATACTACAGAGGCACAAAAATGGCAACAACATTTGTGTTTATTGCGAGAACAGTATGTCAATTTGTACAATGCAAATGCAGAATTACAGCGTGAATACGCCATTGCAACTgcaaataaacaagaaaatggATTTGTTGGTCGGCTTTTAACGACAGTAGCGTCTTTATACAATCAACATAACTACag tGATATTACCATTAAATTAGCGGATCAAGAAATACCAGCTCATAAATTTGTACTGTCGGCTCGTAGCGACTTTTTTGGCGATTCTATTCTTGCTGGTACACCGGTGTTAG ATTGGAGCAGTTTAGATACATGCGTAGGATTAGTTTTATTGAAATGGATTTACACAGGAAAGGTTTCCCAAGAGAATTTGACGTTGGACTTGATGAGGGCTGCTTCAACTTTTCAATTATCAGAATTGGTCGAGCAATGTGAAAAGTACTTGGTCGGCGTTGTCGGTCTTAAAGATTGTGTTCAATTGTACGTAGCTGCCGAAGAATTGGGCGTACAAAAACTCAGAGATCACTGTAGTTCTTTGATCTCTGCGCACTGG gaAGACCTAACAGGAGAGGATTTCAAAGAGATGCCTggttctttattatataaattattacaaactaAAAGCACGTACCCTTTACATTCGGCAGTTCGTTTAATAAGGGAGGacgttgtatttttatatttagttgAAAATAATGCAGAG CTTCCCAAAGCAGTTAATGTAGTTGATCAGAAAGGAGAAACAGCACTGGAAGTAGCTTTGAAAGCACGTCAGCCCTCGTTAGCACGAACCTTGGTTGAACATGGCGCAAATCTTACAGCTAAAGATTCTAGAGGTCTTTCTTTACTTGAGAATGCTATTTTAAAAGGTGACTCGTATTCTGCTCAATTCATCATTGAACAATTAGAGAACAGTGGAAATACTCAGAAATTATGTGAACCTATTAAATTTACTGATAATATGAAAAACCTGGATGATTACAAGGAATTTGAAGGATGCACTGCATTGCATTTAGTAACAAAGCATGACACTGAAAATATTATAGCTGTTGCTTCTAAATTACTTCAAGCTGGAATAGATTCTAATTTGCACGATCACAGAGGAtg GACCGCATTACATAGTTGTATCTCGGAGAAAAACAAGccgatatttaatttattagttacatccaaagatataaatttggaTGCAAGAACTAATAAAGACGATACTCCATTATGTTTAGCAATGAAAATAGATCCATTCCAATCATATTTTGCTAAGGAACTTTTACTCAGAAAAGCAACGCCTAATCCTGTGTATGAGGATACAGGTGACACTCTTTTACACGTTTTAatcagagaaaataaagaggaagcTGCCTTGTTCTTAACCGAATATTGCAAAGATAGcttaacaaaaacaaataatgatGGTTACACAATTTTACACGAGGCTTGTAAAGTCGGTTCGAAACAATTAACAAAAGTTCTTTTACAACATGGCATACCGACAGACATGGTCACTCTTACCACCGAAGATGCGCCCATACATATTGCAGTTTCGCATTTTTATTTAGACATTGTAGAAGAATTATTGAACGCTAAAGGTGcaaatttacaattaaatttgaaaaacaaagCAAAGGAAACGCCTTTAAGCTTAGCGATAAAAGCTCCATTTAAGAAGGGCAAAGATATCGTATTAGCTTTAATAAAAGCTGGAGCCGATGTGAATCAGCGCAATGAAGAAGGACTAACGTTGTTACATCAATCGATATTAAAGGAAGATTCAGCAACAGCcatttttttgttagaaaatgATGCAGAAATGAATGCAAA GACAACTAATGGAGAGACGCCGTTGCAACTTTGCGTGCACTGCAGACTTAGCGAGGTGGTTGAAGCTCTTTGTAGGCGGGGCGTAGATACGTCGGTAGGATGCCCACTATGGGATGCACTGGATTCGGATCAAGAAGATACTGCTTCTATTTTAGTTAAACATGGAGCAGATGCCGATTGCTGGGGTCCTGGGCCGGATGGATGTTTACAAACTTTATTGCACAGAgcaatcgatgaaaataaagaagacatTGCACAATTTCTCATAAGAAG cGGCTGCGATTTAAACGCTCCCAGGCGTCCAGGACCAAATGGCACTGGAGGGGATGAAGCAAAGGATGAATGTACTCCGTTGCATTTGTGTTGCCAATGGGGTCTTGAACAAGTTGTTCAGACTCTTATTGAACACGGAGCCGATGTGAATACTCGTGACGCAGAAGGAAAAACTCCTGTTCATGTGGCGATACAAAATCAACATTCGcaaataatatcattactaTTGTGTCATCCTAATATAGATTtgaataagagagataaaaagggaTTAACACCATTCGCGGCGGCTTTAACTGTTCGTAACAATAAAGCGGCACAGGCAATACTAGAAAGGTTACCAAAAGCTGCAGAACAATATgataataaaggaagaaacttTTTACACACTGCTATACAAAAAGGAGATATGGAAAgcattttgtttttactttctatACAG gtAGACGTAAATTCTAGAGTACACGACGTTACACAAACGCCCCCGCTACATCTTGCTGCCATTTCTGGAAATGAAATGTTGGTGCGAAGTTTGATTTTAGCTGAAGCACGTGTCAACGATACAGATGCAAATAGAAATACTGCACTACACGCTGCAGCAAAAGCTGGACACGCTACAGTTGTGTCCGCGCTCTTGcat aacaatattaattttgatgcGGTAAATGCAGATGGCGATAATGCATTACACGTAGCCGTTAGAGAAGGTCATGTTTCAGTCGTAAGAACATTATTAACAGAATGTACTTTGGACGCGGAAGCAGTAAATCTTAAAGGCAGAAATCCTTTACACGAATTAGCTAGATGCGGAAGAGACAATGCTGCGACTATATGTGAACTCTTTTTAGAGTGTATGTCACAATATCCGGTCAATAACactg ATTTAGATGGAAATACACCACTGTTAATTGCCTATATGAAAGGTAACGGCAATTTATGTCGTACACTAGTACGCTCTGGAGCTTGTCTTGGTTCAATGAACAAGGATGGTatcacaatttttaattatcaagtTGCAACAAAGCAATTGTTGTACAGATTATTAGATTCTTTGACGCAAGAAGCACCATGGGCGGATAAAGATCTATGTTTGGAGTGTGGCACAAAGTTTTCTATAACCATGCGTAAACATCATTG TCGGCACTGCGGGAGAATCCTATGTAGTAAATGTTCAGGTCAAGACGTTCCCATCTTGAAATTTGGGTTGAACAAGCCTGTACGCGTATGCGCAGTATGCTTTGATGTATTACAAATAGGAGCAGAATGA